Proteins from a genomic interval of Chroococcidiopsis thermalis PCC 7203:
- a CDS encoding DUF1816 domain-containing protein: MNAIWNNVKEGAIDFCHNFGWAWWLEIDTQNPLCTYYFGPFLTAREAQAAKTGYVEDLEQEGATEIMATIKRCKPEKLTVSADLA, from the coding sequence ATGAATGCCATCTGGAACAACGTTAAAGAGGGTGCGATCGACTTCTGCCACAACTTTGGCTGGGCATGGTGGCTAGAAATTGACACCCAGAATCCACTCTGTACGTATTACTTCGGTCCCTTCCTTACTGCTAGAGAAGCTCAAGCTGCGAAGACTGGCTATGTAGAAGATTTAGAGCAAGAAGGAGCTACAGAAATTATGGCAACAATCAAACGCTGCAAACCAGAAAAATTGACGGTTTCAGCAGATTTGGCATAA
- a CDS encoding DUF1830 domain-containing protein: MIQVLDRAATNQSSVLCCYTNATNSLQIARITNIPHWWFERVVFPGQRLLFEAVPDARLEIHTGAASGSILSDKIPCDRLCVGESSVHSEDDEFRSRNY, from the coding sequence ATGATTCAAGTACTCGATCGCGCTGCAACAAACCAAAGTAGCGTTCTGTGCTGCTATACCAATGCTACTAACAGCCTTCAAATTGCCCGCATTACCAATATTCCTCACTGGTGGTTTGAGCGAGTTGTGTTTCCAGGGCAAAGATTATTATTTGAAGCCGTACCAGATGCCCGGTTAGAAATTCATACAGGTGCGGCAAGCGGCTCGATTCTGTCGGATAAAATTCCTTGCGATCGCCTTTGCGTCGGTGAATCGTCAGTTCATTCCGAGGACGACGAGTTCAGATCGCGCAACTATTAG
- a CDS encoding DUF1816 domain-containing protein — translation MSQLEQQNLEWWAEIVTDRPLCTYYFGPFATAKTAKLAQLAHIEDFEQEGSKIVFVAVRRCQSQLLTSFEDE, via the coding sequence ATGTCTCAACTAGAGCAACAAAACTTGGAATGGTGGGCAGAAATCGTGACCGATCGCCCCCTTTGTACCTACTACTTTGGACCTTTTGCCACAGCTAAGACTGCCAAACTCGCTCAGCTAGCGCATATAGAAGATTTCGAGCAGGAAGGAAGCAAGATCGTCTTTGTAGCCGTCAGGCGATGCCAATCGCAATTACTAACAAGCTTTGAGGATGAATAA
- the sufR gene encoding iron-sulfur cluster biosynthesis transcriptional regulator SufR, translated as MTTTESYSTKQEILAYLLKQGQATAQQLAKALLISRQATQRHLKNLQNEQLIEYQPMPVGMGRPHHVYQLSRQGRASFPHSYDEFAISFLDTLTDMVGEEQVRAILRQQWERKVVKYRQYLGNGSLQERVAKLVELRQREGYMAEWHLVVSGDPSNSKDKFVLTEHNCAIAKIAKSCSFVCGHELEIFAAVLPECIIERTQWMNSGDRCCGYSIQAK; from the coding sequence ATGACAACCACTGAGTCTTATTCTACCAAACAGGAGATTTTGGCTTATTTGCTGAAACAAGGACAAGCAACAGCACAGCAGTTGGCGAAAGCTTTATTAATTAGTCGGCAAGCAACACAACGGCATCTGAAAAATTTGCAGAATGAGCAGCTGATTGAGTATCAACCGATGCCAGTTGGCATGGGGCGACCGCATCATGTCTATCAGCTTAGCCGTCAAGGAAGAGCTAGCTTTCCCCATAGTTACGATGAGTTTGCCATTTCATTTTTAGATACTTTAACGGACATGGTGGGGGAAGAACAAGTAAGAGCAATTCTCCGCCAGCAGTGGGAACGTAAAGTTGTCAAATATCGCCAATACTTGGGAAACGGTTCGCTGCAAGAGCGAGTGGCAAAACTAGTAGAACTTCGTCAACGAGAAGGGTACATGGCAGAATGGCATTTAGTAGTAAGTGGCGATCCTAGTAATTCCAAGGATAAATTTGTCCTCACCGAACATAACTGCGCGATCGCCAAAATTGCCAAGTCATGTTCCTTTGTTTGCGGTCATGAGTTAGAAATTTTTGCGGCGGTTTTGCCAGAGTGTATTATCGAGCGCACCCAATGGATGAATAGCGGCGATCGCTGCTGCGGCTACTCGATTCAAGCGAAATGA
- a CDS encoding GNAT family N-acetyltransferase codes for MFPFIEIHTSRLKLRPYVKEDLDDLHRIFIDPQVRRYLCDDKIMPREWVATEIENNTKCFEQHGFGQWSILLKDNSELIGFCGFRFFYDNPPELQLLYGLSPQYWGQGLATEAATAMIQYGFTEHKFQQIITNTDVENIASVRVMERIGMRFVQRANKEGLDVLYYAISREEYQFDRSLYSLHIKSDFSHHS; via the coding sequence ATGTTTCCTTTTATAGAAATTCATACATCCCGTCTCAAACTTCGTCCTTATGTGAAAGAAGATTTAGATGACTTGCATCGCATTTTCATCGATCCTCAAGTCAGAAGATACTTATGCGACGATAAAATTATGCCGCGAGAATGGGTTGCCACAGAAATTGAAAATAATACTAAATGTTTTGAACAGCATGGTTTTGGTCAGTGGAGTATCTTGTTAAAAGATAATTCAGAATTAATTGGTTTCTGTGGTTTCCGATTCTTCTACGACAATCCACCAGAATTACAATTACTTTATGGCTTATCACCGCAATATTGGGGGCAAGGACTAGCAACAGAAGCTGCAACAGCCATGATTCAATATGGATTTACAGAACATAAATTTCAGCAGATTATTACTAATACTGATGTTGAAAATATTGCTTCGGTGCGAGTAATGGAAAGAATTGGTATGAGATTTGTCCAGCGCGCTAATAAAGAAGGATTAGACGTGCTGTATTATGCTATCTCTCGCGAAGAGTATCAATTCGATCGTTCTTTATATAGTCTGCATATAAAATCTGACTTTTCCCACCATAGCTAG
- a CDS encoding TIGR00730 family Rossman fold protein, with product MESICIFCGSSTGNRSIYQEAAQAMGEAIARRGLSLIYGGGNVGLMGMVADAALAAGGEAIGVIPKFLVDKEIAHNGLTQLHVVDSMHDRKALMTELADAFIALPGGYGTLEEFCEILTWAQLGLHQKPQGLLNVEGYYDPLLQLFDRAVTEDFLRSELRSLVLESSSSEDLLDLLANYQPITVEKWLRQDTEI from the coding sequence ATGGAATCTATTTGCATATTCTGCGGTTCCAGTACGGGTAATCGTTCTATCTACCAAGAAGCTGCCCAAGCAATGGGCGAGGCGATCGCGCGTCGGGGATTAAGCTTAATTTACGGTGGTGGTAATGTAGGTTTGATGGGTATGGTAGCCGATGCCGCTTTAGCCGCAGGTGGTGAGGCAATTGGGGTTATTCCCAAGTTTTTAGTTGACAAGGAAATTGCCCACAACGGACTGACGCAACTACATGTCGTCGATTCCATGCACGATCGCAAAGCATTGATGACAGAATTAGCCGACGCATTTATTGCCTTACCTGGAGGATATGGCACGTTGGAAGAATTTTGCGAGATTCTTACCTGGGCGCAGTTGGGATTGCATCAAAAACCCCAAGGTTTATTAAATGTTGAGGGTTATTACGATCCGCTATTACAGTTATTCGATCGCGCCGTTACAGAAGATTTTTTAAGATCGGAATTACGTTCTTTGGTATTAGAATCGTCGTCATCTGAAGATTTACTTGATTTGTTAGCTAACTATCAGCCAATAACCGTTGAAAAGTGGTTGAGGCAAGATACTGAGATTTGA
- a CDS encoding phosphoglucomutase/phosphomannomutase family protein, with translation MPGIGNKIKFGTDGWRGIIADEFTFERLALVAPIAAQVLARTYGNTTGSNTIIVGYDRRFMSEDFARATAQAVTAVGFDVLLSETYAPTPAFSLAAKQHNALGALVITASHNPGSYSGLKVKGAFGGSVPPEVTKNIESLLDRPSSTSANPGKMTTFNPWSSYCDTLRAKVDLDRIRSYITQGKLTVFADVMHGAAAGGLAQILEVPVNELNSDRDPLFGGGAPEPLPKYLSRLFETIRTHSAEKGNLAVGLVFDGDSDRIAAVDGQGNFLSSQVLIPILIEHLAVNRGMKGELVKTVSGSDLMPRVAALHQIPVSETPVGYKYIADRMLETQVLLGGEESGGIGYGTHIPERDALLSALYVLEAVTQSGLDLSALYQQLQSKTNFHSAYDRIDLPLASMEVRSRLLDQLQTQPLKEIAGKAVVNCQTIDGYKFRLDDDSWLMIRFSGTEPVLRLYCEASTIEQVHQTLNWAKDWAES, from the coding sequence ATGCCAGGAATTGGCAATAAAATCAAGTTTGGTACGGATGGTTGGCGCGGTATCATTGCTGATGAGTTTACATTTGAACGCTTAGCGTTAGTTGCACCGATCGCCGCTCAAGTTTTAGCACGAACGTACGGTAATACTACAGGTAGCAATACGATTATTGTGGGCTACGATCGCCGCTTCATGTCAGAGGATTTTGCCCGTGCAACAGCCCAAGCCGTTACAGCGGTAGGGTTTGACGTACTTTTATCAGAAACTTATGCTCCCACTCCTGCTTTTAGTCTAGCGGCAAAACAGCACAACGCTCTGGGCGCTTTAGTCATTACTGCTAGCCACAACCCAGGTAGCTATTCAGGATTGAAAGTTAAAGGCGCTTTTGGCGGTTCTGTCCCGCCAGAGGTGACAAAGAATATTGAATCTTTATTAGATCGTCCATCCTCTACCAGTGCCAATCCTGGGAAAATGACAACATTCAATCCTTGGTCTAGCTACTGCGACACTCTACGGGCAAAAGTCGATCTCGATCGCATTCGCTCGTATATTACTCAAGGTAAACTAACAGTCTTTGCTGATGTGATGCACGGTGCAGCCGCAGGGGGACTAGCACAGATATTAGAAGTACCAGTCAACGAACTTAACAGCGATCGCGATCCGTTATTTGGTGGCGGCGCGCCAGAACCATTACCAAAATACCTTTCCCGTTTATTTGAAACCATCCGTACCCATAGTGCTGAAAAAGGCAATTTGGCTGTAGGCTTAGTATTTGATGGCGATAGCGATCGGATTGCAGCTGTAGACGGACAAGGTAATTTTCTTAGTTCCCAAGTCCTGATTCCCATTTTGATCGAACACTTAGCCGTAAATCGCGGTATGAAAGGCGAACTCGTCAAAACTGTCAGCGGTTCTGACTTAATGCCCCGCGTTGCAGCTTTACATCAGATCCCAGTTTCCGAAACTCCGGTGGGATACAAATATATTGCCGATCGCATGTTGGAAACCCAAGTTTTGCTTGGGGGTGAAGAGTCAGGCGGGATCGGTTATGGAACGCATATTCCCGAACGAGATGCTTTACTTTCTGCCTTATATGTGCTAGAAGCAGTGACGCAATCTGGACTAGATTTAAGCGCCCTCTACCAGCAACTCCAGTCAAAAACTAACTTTCACTCTGCCTACGATCGCATCGATCTACCCTTAGCAAGCATGGAAGTGCGATCGCGTCTCTTGGATCAGTTGCAAACTCAGCCCCTCAAAGAAATTGCTGGAAAAGCTGTAGTCAACTGTCAGACGATTGATGGCTACAAATTCCGCTTGGATGATGATAGCTGGCTGATGATTCGCTTTAGCGGCACTGAACCTGTCTTGCGCTTATACTGCGAAGCATCAACAATTGAACAGGTGCATCAAACCCTCAATTGGGCAAAGGATTGGGCGGAAAGCTAG
- the nrtS gene encoding nitrate/nitrite transporter NrtS, whose protein sequence is MKAIAGYFRSLFDRKFVFTGLKTALFVGTILFTINHGGALLRGDMDRERWISGMLTYLMPYCVNVHGQYIARRRL, encoded by the coding sequence ATGAAAGCGATCGCAGGATATTTCCGCAGTTTGTTCGATCGAAAATTTGTCTTTACGGGGTTGAAGACCGCTCTATTTGTAGGCACGATCTTGTTTACGATTAATCATGGTGGAGCATTGCTGCGTGGAGACATGGATCGGGAACGCTGGATATCTGGAATGCTGACTTACCTCATGCCTTATTGCGTCAACGTCCACGGTCAGTACATAGCTCGCCGTAGACTATAG
- the rdgB gene encoding RdgB/HAM1 family non-canonical purine NTP pyrophosphatase, translating to MNSKSEIQNPKFLVVATGNPGKLKEMQAYLTDLDWELTLKPSDLEVEETGNTFVANACLKASQVAKATGQWAIADDSGLQVDALGGAPGIYSARYAKTDAERIERVLQELGDAANRQAQFVCAIAIARPDGAIVLQAEGICRGEILTAPRGIGGFGYDPIFYVPDRQMSFAEMPPQLKHEISHRGRAFQALIPQLQVMHG from the coding sequence ATGAACTCAAAATCCGAAATCCAAAATCCAAAGTTTCTGGTTGTTGCGACTGGCAATCCAGGTAAGTTAAAGGAAATGCAAGCCTACCTGACCGATCTAGACTGGGAATTGACCCTCAAACCGTCAGATCTGGAAGTTGAGGAGACAGGCAATACTTTTGTTGCCAACGCTTGCTTGAAAGCTTCTCAGGTAGCAAAAGCAACTGGACAATGGGCGATCGCTGACGATTCTGGTTTACAAGTCGATGCTTTAGGTGGCGCTCCTGGGATTTACTCTGCCCGTTATGCTAAAACCGATGCAGAGCGGATCGAACGGGTTTTACAGGAACTAGGAGACGCGGCAAATAGACAGGCGCAATTTGTCTGCGCGATCGCGATCGCCCGTCCCGATGGCGCGATCGTCCTGCAAGCCGAAGGCATTTGTCGCGGTGAAATTTTGACTGCACCACGGGGCATAGGAGGCTTTGGCTACGATCCGATTTTCTACGTTCCCGATCGGCAAATGTCATTTGCCGAAATGCCACCCCAACTGAAACACGAAATTAGCCATCGCGGACGAGCCTTTCAAGCCCTGATTCCCCAGTTGCAAGTGATGCATGGATAG
- a CDS encoding P-II family nitrogen regulator — protein sequence MKKVEAIIRPFKLDEVKIALVNAGIVGMTVSEVRGFGRQKGQTERYRGSEYTVEFLQKLKVEIVIEDAQVDMVVDKIIAAARTGEIGDGKIFISPVEEVVRIRTGEKNLEAV from the coding sequence TTGAAAAAGGTAGAAGCAATTATCCGACCCTTTAAACTCGATGAAGTGAAAATTGCCCTCGTCAACGCTGGCATTGTGGGCATGACAGTTTCAGAAGTCCGAGGCTTTGGACGACAAAAAGGACAGACAGAACGCTATCGCGGTTCCGAGTATACGGTAGAGTTTCTGCAAAAACTCAAAGTAGAGATCGTCATCGAAGACGCACAGGTAGACATGGTAGTAGACAAAATCATCGCCGCCGCCCGTACTGGAGAGATTGGCGATGGCAAGATCTTTATCAGTCCTGTGGAAGAAGTCGTCCGCATTCGGACAGGTGAAAAGAATCTGGAGGCAGTTTAG
- the thiD gene encoding bifunctional hydroxymethylpyrimidine kinase/phosphomethylpyrimidine kinase, whose amino-acid sequence MTIAGSDSGGGAGIQADLKTFAFHCVHGTSAITCITAQNTLDVTRVDALPAAAVVAQIQAVVEDIGVQGVKTGMLLNREIITAVSQQVESLSIDKLVVDPVMVSRTGAQLIDDAAVTSLRSQLIPLATIVTPNRYEAQILSGKEIHSLDDMKAAAEDIFRRTGAKAVLVKGGGMLGEVRGVDVWFDGDRLEIITTTQVDTKNTHGTGCTLAAAIAANLALGKEPLTAVRQAKEYVTTALKHALNIGKGQGPVGHFFPLLTSGS is encoded by the coding sequence ATGACAATTGCGGGATCGGATAGCGGCGGCGGGGCTGGAATTCAAGCAGATCTGAAAACTTTCGCCTTCCATTGCGTACACGGTACGAGTGCGATTACTTGTATCACGGCTCAAAATACTTTGGATGTTACGCGAGTTGATGCTTTACCTGCTGCTGCTGTTGTTGCTCAAATTCAAGCGGTGGTTGAGGATATCGGGGTTCAAGGTGTAAAAACTGGGATGTTGCTCAACCGGGAAATTATTACAGCCGTATCCCAGCAAGTTGAGAGCTTAAGTATAGATAAATTGGTTGTCGATCCCGTGATGGTGTCGCGCACGGGAGCGCAGTTAATTGATGATGCAGCAGTAACAAGCTTGCGATCGCAACTCATCCCTCTAGCAACCATAGTCACCCCTAACCGCTACGAAGCGCAGATCTTAAGTGGGAAAGAAATTCATAGCTTAGATGACATGAAAGCTGCGGCTGAGGACATTTTTCGCCGGACGGGAGCAAAGGCTGTGTTAGTCAAGGGTGGAGGAATGTTAGGAGAGGTGCGCGGCGTTGATGTTTGGTTTGATGGCGATCGCCTGGAGATAATAACGACAACCCAAGTCGATACAAAAAATACCCACGGTACGGGTTGTACCCTAGCCGCCGCGATCGCAGCCAATCTCGCTTTGGGGAAAGAGCCATTAACTGCTGTACGGCAAGCGAAAGAATACGTTACCACAGCCTTGAAACACGCCCTCAACATTGGCAAAGGACAAGGACCTGTCGGGCATTTCTTTCCCCTCCTGACTTCTGGCTCCTGA
- the crtW gene encoding beta-carotene ketolase CrtW yields the protein MVASIPNPLQQSALNQSETRLNIGYSYTYKGIIIALTIIVTWIASLCFLLSSQLEKLGIWGILLAIVWQTFLYTGLFITAHDAMHGLVAPNHLQINRWFGRVAVSLYALFPYNRLLQKHWAHHRHPASQLDPDFHNGKQKNFFAWYLYFIGNYWSWRQIIGLTLLFHSANVLLNISRAHLILFWALPAILSSVQLFYFGTFLTHREPRAGYENIHRAQSTHIVSFWSFLACYHFGYHEEHHEYPQVPWWKLPEVYRMKREESVISDQ from the coding sequence ATGGTTGCATCGATTCCGAACCCTTTACAACAAAGTGCTTTAAACCAAAGTGAAACGCGATTGAATATTGGTTATTCATATACATATAAGGGGATTATAATTGCCTTAACGATTATTGTGACTTGGATAGCTAGTTTATGCTTTCTCCTCTCAAGTCAACTAGAAAAACTGGGAATCTGGGGAATTCTATTAGCAATAGTTTGGCAAACATTTTTGTATACAGGCTTATTTATTACAGCCCATGATGCCATGCATGGACTAGTCGCTCCAAATCATCTCCAAATAAATCGCTGGTTTGGTAGAGTCGCTGTAAGTTTATATGCTTTATTTCCTTACAATCGATTGCTGCAAAAGCACTGGGCGCATCACCGACATCCAGCCAGTCAACTCGATCCCGATTTTCACAACGGCAAGCAGAAAAACTTTTTTGCCTGGTACTTATATTTTATTGGAAACTATTGGAGTTGGCGACAAATCATTGGATTAACACTCCTTTTTCATAGCGCAAATGTATTATTAAATATATCTAGAGCCCACCTCATTTTATTTTGGGCGTTACCAGCAATTCTCAGTTCGGTACAGTTGTTTTACTTTGGTACGTTCTTAACTCACAGAGAACCAAGAGCAGGCTACGAAAATATTCATCGCGCCCAATCAACTCACATAGTGTCTTTCTGGTCGTTTCTTGCTTGCTACCACTTTGGATATCACGAAGAACATCACGAATATCCCCAAGTTCCTTGGTGGAAATTACCAGAAGTCTATAGGATGAAAAGAGAAGAATCAGTTATCAGTGACCAGTGA